Genomic DNA from Desulfobaccales bacterium:
CACCAGAGAATCAATCCCAAGCCGACGATGCCGCCCACCAGAATGAACCCGGTAAGCTTGCGCCAACGGCTTTGTCCGCGAGGCTGGCCGCCTTTGCGCTGCAAAATAAAGGAAAACAGGGCGTACATTCCATAAGCCCATAAAATAACAGCTAAAGTTGGAAGCACCAGTTCTCCTCACGCCAAGGTTATTAAAGCATAACAATAATATTTTTTCGAAGTCAACTTTTTTCCCGCACGCTTATCATGAGCGGCTTAACCATATGTCATTTTATTGACACAAGAGGCACTTTGGTGTATCCTCTATTAACCATGGGAGATCTTTCATGAAACGGGATAACGCCTCTATCCTGATCGTTGATGATGATCCAGCCCTGCTCCAGAGCTTGAAAGAAATCCTGGAGGCCGAGGGCTATGAAGTGGCCACCGCAGCCAACGGCGAACAGGGCTTGTCCCTGATAAAAGAGCAGGCCTTTGACCTGGTGCTGAGCGACCTGGCCCTCCCCGGCCTGGACGGCATGGAACTGCTGAAATATTTGAGGCGCGAACAGCCTGCCTGCCCATGCATCATCATCACCGGCTACGGCACCATCACCAACGCCGTAACCGCCATGCGCCACGGAGCCTACGATTACTTCACCAAGCCGGTGGACCCTACCGAACTCCGCTTGGTGGTGAGCCGAGCTTTGGAGCATCGGCGCCTCAAGTGGGAAAACCTGCACCTCAAGAAACAGCTGCAGCGGCGCTTCGGTTTCGCCAACATGGTGGGCAATAGCGACCCCATGACCCGCGTCTTCGAACTGATCCGTAAGGTCGCGGAAAGCGACAGCAACGTCTTGATCCTGGGAGAATCCGGCACCGGCAAGGAGCTCATCGCCCATGCCATACATTATAACAGTCCTCGCGCCGAAGGGCCTCTTATTCCGGTCAATTGCGCCGCCATTCCCGAAGAACTTTTGGAGAGCGAACTCTTTGGGCACGAACGGGGCGCCTTTACCCATGCGGTGCGCACCCGCATCGGGCGCTTCGAACAGGCCAACGCTGGCACCATCTTTCTGGATGAAATTTCGGAGATGAGCCCCGGCCTCCAGGTGAAGATTCTCCGGGTCCTGCAAGACCATTCCTTTGAAAGAATCGGCGGGATCAAAACCATCCGGGTGGATATCCGGGTGATCGCCGCCACCAACCGGAATCTGGAAGAACTGGTGAGCCAAAACAAGTTCCGCGAAGACCTGTTCTACCGCCTCAATGTGATCCCCATTCTGGTGCCTCCTCTGCGGGAGCGGGCTTCCGACATTCCATTGCTGGTGCACCATTTCCTGGAGGTATTTAGCCGGACCAAAAAGAAACCCCTCAGACGCCTCAGCCCCGTAGTCCTGGACCTCCTCTGCCGGTATCCCTGGCCCGGCAATGTCCGGGAACTGGAAAACCTCATGGAACGCCTGGTTATCCTCACCGAAGGCGAAGTCATCGAGGTAACCGACCTGCCCGAGAAGTTTCAACGCCTGATCCTCCCCCCCCTTGAAAAGCCAGAGGATTTTCCGGAACGGGGCATTCATTTTACCGATGCGGTGCAATCATTTGAGCGTAACTTGATCCTTAAAGCCTTGCGCCAGAGCAACTGGGTGAAAAGCCAGGCGGCCCAACTTCTTCACCTCAACCGCACCACCTTGCTGGAGAAAATGAAAAAACAGAATATCCCCTCTAATCCCGATTCCGCTTCCCGGCCCGAGAGACTCTCCAAAGATTTGCCCACCTAAAGGAGAACGTGCCGGATTCTCTGTTGTTGTCAGAAAAATGACAGAGCGACAGGCAAAAAAGGGGCCAATTTTCCTTTAAGGTTTCCGGTAAATTTAATCATTACAAATTGGCCTCGCCAGTCATCTCCACTTTTTTTTCCCTTGCAGTTCCCTTTATTTAAGACTTTTCGTAATTATATTGAAACCAATTCCGGCAGAGTGACCGGGCCGACGAAAAAAGCGGGCACGGGCCGATTGAAGCGTCCCATCTGGCTTCCCCGAAGCCGTTGGTTGTGGCCGGGAATGAGATATGGTAAGGTGAGCGACAATCTATCTGGAGGTGACGTTATGGCTGAAGCCTTCCCGGCTAACCGGCGAGAGGCTATCCTGGCTTTCCATTTTGCCGACCGGATTAAAGCGGAGCTCCTGCTGGCATCCCGCCTGCTCAACTCCGTAACCCAGATGCAGGGGTTGGAGCAGGAAGGCGCGGGCAAGCTTTTTTTGGACTTACTCAAGGGCCTGGAGCAAGAGATCAATCTGGCCACGGTGCAAATTGGCGATCCCGACATGATCCGGCTGCGCACCGTGATGGCCGGGCTCATCGGCATGGCCGATTCCAAGATGTTCGCCGATATCCAGTCCCACATCACCTGGATGATCAGCATCATGACCACCTATGCCCAACGGGCCATGGAATACCTTGTCAGGGAAAAGTTGTTGTAAGCGGTTGCAGAGGCCAACAAGTAAACCCATAAAGTCCACCCCCTAAGAGCAATTGTCCTGACAGGGGCAGAATGCTAAACTAGTTAAGTGAGGAACGTCTTTACCCGCCAAGCTCAGCTTGGCAAGCATTTGCGTTCCCAAGTACAACTTGGGAACGAGGGGAAATTTTTGAACCGCTGCGGGTAACTCGCCGCCTCTATTCAGTGCCTCGCCAACAGCTATGATTTCGGTGCAAAAATCAGACCCCCTCCGTATTGAACGGTCTCGCGTTATTCCCGAGGAATTAGGCGGTAGATTTCAATTAAGGGGAGGCCCTGGGCTTCGGCCATTTTGCGGCAGGCTTCGTACTCCGGCAGCAAGCGGCGGTGGCCGCCGTATTCCATGGCCTTGACCGTGAGGGGGCCGTAGGGCGTATCAATGGTCTCGGGCCAGCGGCGGGCCGTGACCCGCTCCACTTCCATGACCCGCACCCCCAGGGTGGTGGAATCCGCAAAGATGCGGTCCAGGAGCCCGGCTTTGGCTGCCAGGGGTGCGACCACGGTTAAGCGCACACCGGGCCGGTTTTTTTTCATTTGGATGGGGGTGAGAGCCACGTCCAAGGCTCCGGCGCTGAAGAGGCCGGCCATGAGCGGCTCGTACCATTCCGGGTTCATGTCGTCGAGGTGGGTTTCTATAACCAGGATGGTCTCCTTACGGCCGGGGGCCGCGGTCAGGGGCTCCCCCAGGTAGAGGCGCAGGAGATTGGGGTAGCCCGGCAGATCCCGGCTGCCCGCGCCGTAGCCGACGCGCTTAAGCGTCATGCCGGGGCAGGGTTCGCACACGGCCTCGCTGGCCTTCAAGATCGCGGCTCCGGTGGGGGTGACCAGTTCCCCCGGCAGGTCGGTGCCGTACACGGCCAAGCCCTTCAACAACTCGAGGGTGGCCGGGGCCGGGTTGGGGAGCCGGCCGTGGCCCGCGGTGATCATGCCCCAGCCCATGGGGATCGAACTGCAAAAGACCCGGGAGACCCCCAAGCGTTCCAAGCCGTGCGCCGCGCCCACCACGTCCACGATGGTATCCAGTGCCCCCAGTTCATGAAAATGCACGGTCTCAATCGGCTGGCCGTGGATGCGGGCTTCCACCTCACCCAGGAGGCGGAACGTGGTAAGGCTTCGGGTTTTGACCGCGTCGGTCAGGGGGGCCTCCTCGATCAAGGCGCAGATGTCCCGATAGGTGCGGGCCGGGTGCCGCGCTTGGGAGGAAATCTCCACCTTGACGCCGGTGAGAAGGGCTTTGCTGACCTGATGGGCGGTGATGGAGACATCGGTAAGCCCCAGGGCGGCGATCAGGTCTTGGAGTTCGGCCACCGGGAGTCCCAGGTCAATCAAGGCCCCCAGGGTCATGTCACCGCTGATGCCCGCGAAACAGTCAAAAAACGCCCAGCATGGCTGAGTTCCCAAAAATTATTCCCCCTCACCCTAACCCTCTCCCACCAGGGGAGAGGGGATTAATGAAATGATATTAACGCCATATCGATTATAATTCATCCTTGGCTGAATTCCGAATATATAGCGCAGGTACTTTCTCTTCTCCCCGCGAATTTTTTCATAAGAAACCATGTGGTTTCAATTTTTGTAGCGCCACCGACCCTTAAGAAATTCCCGTTTAAAGCCGATAAGCCTTGAAAAGAGAATTATGAGATCTTTTCGAAGGTTTCCTTCCTTTGTCTATGGCCCAGATAGAGTTACAGCATCACGATCAACAGAATGGCTCCGGTTATCCTTACAGCTGTCGGACCAATGGGTGATTTAATGAATACTCCTCAAGACGACCGTCAAGCTGGCCGGTTTAAATGTATGACAGTTTCTTGCGGCGCCGGAGTGGTGGGGCTTGGCCTGCTCGGCTTGGTGAGCTGGTATTCCGGAGTTCGGGTTTTATCCAGTATCCATCCCTCTTATATCGGCATGGCCCCCAGCACAGCTTGCTCATTCCTGCTGCTGGGGGGCATTTTAACTTATCAGGCCAGGACAAGGCCTTCAGCCCGGGGCAGGGCAGTGGCCTTAGCGGTGGCATTCCTGGTGGCGGCCTTTGGCCTCGTTAGTTTTATCGAGCTTTTTGTCGGCAGAGATCTAAATTTTGAAAATTTATTGTTCCCCACTGCCAAGAAATTCGGGAAAGTGCTCACCAATCGCATCTCCCCTCTTACCGGCCTCACGCTTTTTTTAGGCGGGACCAACCTGTTAATTATTCTGCGACGAAAAGATCAGGTCATCAGTCGGCACCTGGCAGGCTTTTTAGGGGGTTCGGTGACCATAATAGGGACTATCGCCACTCTGGGCTACCTCTTCGGAACCCCGCTCCTTTACGGCGGCGTCGTGATCCCCATGGCGCTAACCACCGCCATAGCGTTTTTGCTCATGGGGGTGGGACTGGTAGCTGGGACCGGTCCTGATGCTTTGCCACTACGGATGCTGGTGGGCCCTTCGAGCCAGGCCAGGCTGCTGCGGGCTTTTCTCCCCATGGCGGTGACGGTAGTTATGGTCCAAGGTTTGTTGCATCGGTTCATCCCCGCCCTATTTCACACCGATGCTTTGGGGGCGGCGGTATTGGCCCTGATTTTCAGCCTAATTACCGGGGCGCTGGTGGTGGTTGTGGGGCGGACTATGGGCCAGGCCATGGATCTTGCCCAGGAGAAGCGCAAGCGGGCGGAGGAGGCGCTTTCTCAGAATCTTCTTGAATTACAAGAAACCGCCAAAAAGCTCGAGCAATCCAGGAACATGCTGCAATTGATTATCGAGTCGATCCCGGTCAGGGTCTTCTGGAAGGATAAGGATTCTTGCTACATGGGCTGCAATAGCCTGTTCGCTCGCGACGCCGGCCTTAGCCACCCGGAGCAACTTATAGGCAAGAGCGACTTTGACATGGGCTGGCGGGAACAAGCGGAGCTCTACCGTGCGGATGACCATCAGGTTATGGAGTCCCGCCGCGCCAAGATAAATATTATCGAGCCGCAAACCACCCCCACGCATGAAAATATCTGGCTCAATACCAGCAAAGTCCCGTTACAAATGCCCAACGGTGAAGTCTTTGGGGTTCTGGGTGTCTATGAAGATATAACGGAGCGCAAGCGAGGCGAGGAAAAAATTATTCATCAACAGGAGGAACTGCGAGGGCTAACGGCCCGACTGGCGCAGGTAGAAGAAGCCGAACGCCAAGAGTTGGCGCGGGAACTCCACGATCAGGTATGTCAAAACCTGACCAGCATTAATATCGCCATAGAAACTCTCATGATCAGAGCCCAAAGAGAGTCGCTGGATCAGCTGCTGTCCAGGCTCGCTGATGTTGGCGCGGTGGCAGAACAGACAGGTGAGATTACCAGGAACATCATGGAAGGTTTAAGGCCCACGGTGTTGGACCATTACGGCTTAATGGGAGGAGTGCGCCAGTTTGCAAGCAAGTTCTCCACGCAGACCGGCATTGCCGTGGAAGTTAGAGGGGAAGAGTTAGCCCTACGATTGGCAGCCCCGGTAGAACTGGCTCTGTTCCGCATCACCCAGGAGGCCCTGGCCAACGTGGCCAGGCACAGCAAAGCCACCAAGGTAGTGGTGTGGCATGAAGAAAACGATGATACGTTTCGCCTCACCATTGCCGACAATGGCATAGGCTTCGACCAGGATAAGGTCGCCCTCCCAATGGCAGGGCATAAATGGGGCCTGATGACTATGACCGAACGGGCCTTGGCAATCGAGGGGAATTGCCGTGTCGAGTCAGAACCTGGCCAGGGCACCCGAGTGGTGGTGGATGTGCCTCGCCAATCATTTCCATGTTCACAGCAGATTTCTCCAACCCATGAGGCTCTATGCCTAAAAAAAGAAGTACCCTGACCAAGAATCCCCCTAACTCCCCCTTTTTCAAAGGGTGACTTTA
This window encodes:
- a CDS encoding sigma-54 dependent transcriptional regulator — encoded protein: MKRDNASILIVDDDPALLQSLKEILEAEGYEVATAANGEQGLSLIKEQAFDLVLSDLALPGLDGMELLKYLRREQPACPCIIITGYGTITNAVTAMRHGAYDYFTKPVDPTELRLVVSRALEHRRLKWENLHLKKQLQRRFGFANMVGNSDPMTRVFELIRKVAESDSNVLILGESGTGKELIAHAIHYNSPRAEGPLIPVNCAAIPEELLESELFGHERGAFTHAVRTRIGRFEQANAGTIFLDEISEMSPGLQVKILRVLQDHSFERIGGIKTIRVDIRVIAATNRNLEELVSQNKFREDLFYRLNVIPILVPPLRERASDIPLLVHHFLEVFSRTKKKPLRRLSPVVLDLLCRYPWPGNVRELENLMERLVILTEGEVIEVTDLPEKFQRLILPPLEKPEDFPERGIHFTDAVQSFERNLILKALRQSNWVKSQAAQLLHLNRTTLLEKMKKQNIPSNPDSASRPERLSKDLPT
- the larC gene encoding nickel pincer cofactor biosynthesis protein LarC, whose translation is MGTQPCWAFFDCFAGISGDMTLGALIDLGLPVAELQDLIAALGLTDVSITAHQVSKALLTGVKVEISSQARHPARTYRDICALIEEAPLTDAVKTRSLTTFRLLGEVEARIHGQPIETVHFHELGALDTIVDVVGAAHGLERLGVSRVFCSSIPMGWGMITAGHGRLPNPAPATLELLKGLAVYGTDLPGELVTPTGAAILKASEAVCEPCPGMTLKRVGYGAGSRDLPGYPNLLRLYLGEPLTAAPGRKETILVIETHLDDMNPEWYEPLMAGLFSAGALDVALTPIQMKKNRPGVRLTVVAPLAAKAGLLDRIFADSTTLGVRVMEVERVTARRWPETIDTPYGPLTVKAMEYGGHRRLLPEYEACRKMAEAQGLPLIEIYRLIPRE
- a CDS encoding ATP-binding protein, with amino-acid sequence MNTPQDDRQAGRFKCMTVSCGAGVVGLGLLGLVSWYSGVRVLSSIHPSYIGMAPSTACSFLLLGGILTYQARTRPSARGRAVALAVAFLVAAFGLVSFIELFVGRDLNFENLLFPTAKKFGKVLTNRISPLTGLTLFLGGTNLLIILRRKDQVISRHLAGFLGGSVTIIGTIATLGYLFGTPLLYGGVVIPMALTTAIAFLLMGVGLVAGTGPDALPLRMLVGPSSQARLLRAFLPMAVTVVMVQGLLHRFIPALFHTDALGAAVLALIFSLITGALVVVVGRTMGQAMDLAQEKRKRAEEALSQNLLELQETAKKLEQSRNMLQLIIESIPVRVFWKDKDSCYMGCNSLFARDAGLSHPEQLIGKSDFDMGWREQAELYRADDHQVMESRRAKINIIEPQTTPTHENIWLNTSKVPLQMPNGEVFGVLGVYEDITERKRGEEKIIHQQEELRGLTARLAQVEEAERQELARELHDQVCQNLTSINIAIETLMIRAQRESLDQLLSRLADVGAVAEQTGEITRNIMEGLRPTVLDHYGLMGGVRQFASKFSTQTGIAVEVRGEELALRLAAPVELALFRITQEALANVARHSKATKVVVWHEENDDTFRLTIADNGIGFDQDKVALPMAGHKWGLMTMTERALAIEGNCRVESEPGQGTRVVVDVPRQSFPCSQQISPTHEALCLKKEVP